The stretch of DNA tattttaattttaatcttcatattttttacttttattttaatattagtcCTTAACTAAATTAAGAATATGTTAGTAGTATAAGGGGCATTAAATTGTTCTcatattttttactttcattttaaTATTAGTCCTTAACTAAATTAAGAATATGTTAGTAGTATAAGCATCAAAtttatctgtttataactactttatcaacctactgaagactgaggctcgaacccactctcatcattcatgtggaagtgtaaaccggaacactgggtgccactagaccacaaggtctttgacacatgtgtgtatatttagtTTCAAAAactagtttaatttaataataattttaattaatgaagtgTGTAtctattttaatatgatttcttatttattttaacttctatttatgttctttaaaaaaacctaaaattttcacttttttaaaaaaacaagttATGTTTTTCATTTGTTTCTTATTTAATGTGGAATACATGAATCATTGACTTTCATTTCATTTATGGTACCgatgttaaattttaaatttaattataatagagaaaattattcttttaaaaaaaatactaattacaTTTGCTAAAAGCTAAATCTAATCTTTTCTAAACACAATACCTACTAAGTTcaatgcatttttaaaaaattcatactaaatatgatatttcttatcatcaaaaattaaaattgcatcttgtaatatttataagatttatgttttaatttattccaatcatttaattttactaactttttattattcattggacATCATTTACTCGCACATTGTGCGTGTTgtaccaaataaaaaaaataaataaatttaagtaaTTAATTCACTATTCCTTATTGTcttaattatttcttttgtcAAATTTCAATAATGGAAGGTAATGGAGCTTtttgggcaatttatatcgtggaccagagtgcacaatgcattgtgcacttcgtaccaaaacgacgtcattttggtttttttttttttaatcacgtTTCGCGTTTTGGCCGGTCTgtatatttgtgttaatattctgtgtattttttgaagacattttgtgtattatagactacgattctgtgtatttatgttagggGTAGTTGTGacatgttttgtgtattcgaatgttaagaGGATGATTTCTACGtagttgtatcaatattctgtgtattccctcaagtcattcagtgtattctagacaaggattttgtatattcatgttagtaatacTTAAATACAGGGGTGaagtgtttgtgtatttggtattttcatattctgtgtattctttaaaagcattctgtgtattgtagactacaattctgtgtattcatgttatatCACAATTCTGTGTATCAAAAACCTGTTGATAATCAATAAAACAATCAATGTTTTTTGAAACAATCAACTCCGGCACTAAAACAACATTCGATTTTGTTATTGGCATCACAGCTATATACATGTACATTCGAAAACATGCCGACGATTCCTTTGTTTCTCTGTGGAAGCATATTCCCAAAACCTAATTCATGATACATGGagattttgaatttcattttgcaATGTTTTCAGTTTGCTCTCAATATCGGTCAGATTATCTGCAGTGGCCAAAAGCTTATCCAGTCTATTCTGCGCTGCTTCTTGATATGGCTTGCCGATGAACTTTACTATGTCCTCCAAATACGCCATTGTCTCCAACAGATCTTTCTGCATTGCCTCTTCAATTTCACGTGCTAAGCCATCTGCGGTTCTCTTCACTTTTTTCACAACCTGTTGCCTACGGGCTGGGAAATTGGAGACCGCTAGTAAACTGTCGCACAGATAGAGATAGCTTCAATCAGGATATATTTAAATGAACTAAGTGCAGGTATGAGAGACTGCCCTGTCTCTTCTATATTGCAATTTAGATTATGgagaaattaaacaaaatgaTGATATGGTAATGGTATTGAAAAATGAATTCAGAGCAGGGAGAAATAACTACCCTCCTGCAGAACAAAGGCCGAGAGCAAGAAGATCTTCTAATGTCGTTGTTAGAATAGATGTCAGAAGTGATGCAGACAGACCAGCTACTCCAAGCCCACCAAAAGTCCCCAAGAACTGAAAACAATTAAGTCATCAATTTACGTCAGTTAAAATTATCATGAGGTGAATAGTTGAACACCCTTCAAAACTATGTAACAAGAACATTTAAGCTAACTATAGAACAAAAAATATTCACACACCGCTTCACGTATTTCTTGCTCAAACAGTTTTGAAGCTGCTGTGGGACTAAAATCCCCCATCGCATGTGAGCTTTGTACATATTTCCTCCCAAGTAACTTACTGGCGTCTGCCTGAATCTGCTTCTCAGCATCAACCAAAGAAGGCCATCTTTTCTGAAAAGAGTCTCGATAAAATATTTCTTCACGGTCTGCATTTGACTGTAGCCATGCCATATACTCAGACAGTAGCTtctgaaattgaaaatttttaaagaaaacataatatatcAGATTTATGCAATTCCACAGAAGACCAGATAAAAGTTTTGTAGTAAGATATAATCGGTAAACATATATAGGAATTAGCACAAATTCTGGAATACAAGCAATTACACCATTCAATACTTCTTTTCATATTAAACATTGATCATAGATCCAAACAAGATTATGACTTGTGACATATAGCGATTCCACATTCATAGAAGCTCTCCAGCATCTTCTGACATGAGTCTGGAGTAAAGTTCTTCAGTCAGTTCCTATTTTAGTAAGTGTCTTGTCTAAGAATTGAAGTATTTTCCCACCTTTTCTTAATGAATAAGAAGTCCATTGAAAGTCACACCAGGCAGTAGCACTATGTGAACAAAGGTTGTATAGCAAAAGAAACAAGCACCAAAGATAACACTACACAAGTCAAACCTTATTTAAAAAACTTAATCAAAGAAAGAGCACTAATAGGAGACTTTCCTCAAGTCCAAAAGattgatgaaattttttaaacCCTATTGATGACCTCCTAAGCAATACCTGTTTCTTTCATTTCATATGAGCCAAAATATAGCATAAAGAAGCTAGCCAGATTCCAATTCACTATATTTCTTTCTATTCTATTTAAGGCTCCAACATTTTTAATGATAAGAGGACCCACCAGCAACAACTCCAGGTCCACCAGCAATTTATAAGCAAGATTGAAGTCCTTTTTCTTGATGTTCCCATACTAGTTTTagaaagtattaaatttataaactcTTCGATTTCCAGAACAATGAATCCCGATTTAGAAGAACTTTTTGAAACTTCTTTTCATGCTTTTAGGCTATCTCAATTCAGTGGGTCTACTCATAGAGTCATAGAGTTCTAGATGGAACTCCAAGAATACATTGTTATTTCTCTGCTTCTCTGTTACTGTTCGTGGGCATTGTTGAATCCCCACAATCAGCTCATTTTCTTAACTTTCATTCTGCCTCCATACAAAAATACAAAGGGTAGTTGTGATTGGCATGGGTtttaaagaaacaaataaaatgtgaTTTACTTTCCAAGTTTACTTCTATTTTTGTGTTTATAAGTCTAAATCAAATGGAACCCACCTCGTCATATCATTCTAAAGAGTTAAAAGGAATAAAGGGTAAATTGGAAAAAGTAAACCAGTTAGTagtgtttatttgtttaaactAGGAAAGTAACATTAGTTTAACATCTAAGAAGGAAAGTAACTgaaataaaatgggacaaaagGAGTATCAAAACCTAAATAACATACTATAACCTCATCAACAACAAACCCAAACAACCTCTGTTTCAGCTTTCAAACAACAGTCTTCAATTATTCCACTACCCTTAGACAACAAATGTGACTGGGAGATGATCCatcaatcacaattcacaattcatAAAATGTATTTACATGTCTGGAAATTCATGTCTATGTATGATTATGTTTAATAAGTATCAAATATAccatattaattatatatcctTTCCTAAAGTGATGAGGCATTTTAGAAATAACTACAGAACTTTAAATTTCAAAACTGTATTTGGCCAAAAGATTTGCTTGGACAGGCTATACCAAAACATGGAAAATTATGCTTAAGCAACCCAAATTAGTGTGACTTTTGTTTCCAAACATCTCAAGAAATCAAATTTAACCTTTAAAAGTGACTCAACTGTGTTCAAAACAGGGACTGAATTGACCACACATTATTCCTACATTAACATAATTCAAAGAAAAGCAACAAAGCTACACTTGGATTAAACAGAGCATGTATACTTTAAAAGAGCTCACTCACTTCTGCTTCAAGAGCTGCTGGACCAATGATTTCATTTCTGACAGTTAATGTGGCTGGCATTAGAGAAGTTTTGTCTCCTTTAAATATATATGCAGCAACAAGATCAAGATTTGACAACCGTAGAGTAGAATCCACAAGCTGGAAAACACGTGCTTGTGTGTTCTCAATCTGGATTTTCACAAGGTAGGAAGTCATAGACAAAAACAcagaaaatgagaaaaacaaaaatggtGTCTGGATAAAACAGCAAAGGTAAACAAAGGGTAACAGCCATTAATGTGGAAAGAAAGCCATACCAGAGATAGAATTTGTCTCTTCCAGGAGATGCTTTCactttccattttctttttccagtCTTTTACACCATTAATAAACTCATTCACAGACATTAAATCCTTCTTGGCTTGCTGACACTCTTCTCTCACTAAATTTTGGCAGGAAGAAAGCAGCTGCTCAGCAATCCTAACTGGTGTCTCAAGTTTAAGTCTCATTCTTTCAATTCCTGTAGTTGTTGATGCATCCAGAAAGCTATACAAGTATTTCTCAAGTTCAGAGAAACTTGCAGATTTCAAAAGATTGCTATTCTCCACAACATCAGAAGGAGAAGAAAGCTTTGCTTCAAGCGCACATCGTGAAGATACAGGGAACAGGGTCACACATTTAGTACTGAGCAGTTTCTTGGTATTTTCTTTGATAAAAGCAACAGCTTCCTCTAGCTGCACAAATCAAGAAAGTTATATTCCAGGAACCACAGTGCTTGCATATCTTACTGTTATGTATTTTAGACAATAAGAAGGGCATCCTTTGACCTATAACAACGTCAGAACAGAAAGAACACATGACTAACCTCATCCATATTTAGGTAAATGTCAGATTTATTCAGCACAAAGACAACCTTTTTCTTCCACTGCTGGGTGTAACGAAGAAAATTCACCTATTGAAtaacataaatggataaaagaTTAGggtaaaagaaaaacaaataacatTGGAAATAATAAATAGGTCCCTAAAAACAATTGTAGAGTTCACAATGAAAAACAAAGATCAAATGATCCATGAGCCTGTTTGTAACTCTCAAGGGCACgttaataattcaaaataaccAACTCATTGATGCAAATTACAAAACAAAGTGCTAGCCAGTAAAATATGGGGTAATGCTTACAGCATCCAATGTATTGTACCTCGCTTTCAGTCAATGGTCGATCAGCAGACATAACAAAGATAAGCAAATCTGCACGAGGGACAAATTCCTCAGTCAGCCGTTGTTGTCTTTGAAGTATGACATTAGTTCCCGGAGTATCAACAATAATCATCTGCTCCACCCAAAAAAGGATTATGGGGCATAAAACAAAGTACTGAAACTATCTTGGTTGAGCATTGTCCCATCAGGAGGTTGCTCGATGTGGAACTCAAATAAAGTAAGAACACAGCAAAAGACATATATACAAgtataatgaaatatatatatatatatatatatatatatatatatatatatatacaacttcactttgtaaaaaaaaaaaaaaaatcccttctCCTTGAATTATTTTGTTGCATCAAAGGCTTGAATTTGAAGATGTCAAtgaatacaaaataatacaCTGTAACTAAATAAGCATTATATCATTGGAGATTGTAAATTGATGCACCAAACAACTCTCCTCCCCATAAGAAAAGTGGCagaaacagcattcaatagGGACAAAATTTTCTAGGATTGGAGATTGTAAATTGCAGCCAGTTTCATTTATAAGAGATAGTTATATCATTGTAAAGAAATTGATCAGAAAATCACAAGATCATAAAAGTCAAGCAAATACATTAAATTCGGTCAGCAATATATATTATCCACATAGACTGTTTAATTGTTCATTGAGGTTAGCATCAATAAAACTAGAAATCATAAAGGCAACTTACATCTTTTAGAATTGGAGCAGAAAGATAGCATACATATTGATCATCTGGATTCCGTTCACAGCGTTGTGGCTTATTAGAGTCCAACTCAGAATAgcgtaaaaatgtaatttcatttGTTGAAGGAATCACACCATCTTTCAGGTACCTTTCCCCAAGAAGGGCATTGATAAAAGTTGATTTCCCAGAGTTGAACTCTCCCTGTAATGTAACAAGAAAGTCAACacattcacttttttttttccgaaaAAAGACGGGAGGGAGGAAGATGAGATGCTGACACATTAAACTAACAAAAATACATTAGTGGTGAAGAGCATGCATTTCCATAGTTGGAATAACTCCATCTTGTTCTTCAACCTATTATTATTGCACCACTTGGGGTTTGGATAAGTTTGTTGTGTTTATTAGTCCCGATTCCTGTTTTGCATCAGCTAAGCTCTTCTCCAACTAATATTGGATTTTATCATTCCAACACCCTACCCACCCCCAATTTATTCGAAGGAATAGAAAACAGTTGCCTATAACTATTAGCTCAACAGAAAAGCATTGAGAATCCAAAACCATTTTAAAACTGCCAttaaaaaaaccccaaaaaagaaaaaagaaaaagcagtGGAAACAATAAACTCCAGCAATTTGAAATTTAGATATAATACCCATGCATATTCCTGGAACCAGAATTTGTTGAAGTTCAGCACACAATTACCACTATAACCAGTAAAAATGGCTCGTCAAGCTGAGAGACAGCATCAATGAGAAGTGAGACCTCTTCCATCTGCCATTCCAGTACTTCAGATTAGTATAAACAAGGTAACAGCTGGAAAATAATTACAATCTTTCAACTGCTAGATTTTAACAATAAAAGATCACCAGTGGAGCAGCTTGTTCTATGGCATTTATTGTTTCCCGCAAGATAAGCTTCTCTGTTTCAATTAGCTGCTGTTCTCTTTCTAGTAACTTGGTAAAGCCAGCCGCCCCCTTCTTCCCAGGGAATCCATTGACAGAATCAAAGACTTGACCCCCATCTTTTTCGTCAGTTTTCATCTCCAATGCACGTGCACCAAAAAACAGTTTGCTGAAATCGTCATCATTACTGATAAACTTCAATTCCTTCGTAGATATAACTAAACCACTAGCTCCTAATTCAAGGAAATATGAAGCTTCATTGAACAGCTTCCCCTCTCCAAGTGAATCAATCATGACAAAAACTGGAACTTTCAATGTCTCAAACACAGAACTCACCACTTCCTCTGACCTGCTATCCCCAAcgttaaatataataaagtcaGCTCCCTCAGAATTAGACGCTTGAAGCGCAGCCTCGGGTGTTTGAACAATTCTTGCCACCAAAGGGAGAACCACTGACTCAGATTTCGTATCCAGCATTGTATTCCTAGCCACAATGGTAGGAAGACCTGGTTCAAAGGGAGAAACATGTTATTTACTAAACTCCATTATCTGTAttatcattatttaaaaaattaaataaaagataaaatcaaTGCATTTGTGTAAGAAGTAAGAACTAATAATGCAGTATCGAAGGTAGATTAGATGGAAATAACCTTGATCGGAGAGCAAAACCCCACTGGCATTAACAGCGGCAGCAATATCAACACGTTCATCGATCAATAAATAGGCTCTTTCGCGGATAACAGACTTCAACAAGCAGGCGGCCTCGTACAATTTCCCGCCGCTCACCCCACCGCCACTGAGCAACACGATGCCGACCCGACCCGAGACCGCCTGATCTATCTCATCAAGGACGTTTCGATTATCGAAAACCTCTTGAGTGCTCAGCTGGAGCACGAGATTAGGAACTTTGATCTCCGGTCGCTTAAACCCGCCGGGGAAGAGCGTTCGCGGCTGTTGCTTGGGTTGCTGCTCTTCATTATTGAACACTAAAGAGACATTAGTGCGGGCGGCGCGTACGGAGATGTTGGCGCAACGAAGACGAGGCTTGAAGTGGGGAGGCGAGTAgtgggatggggatggggaggCGAAGAGGCAGTGTGAAGGAGAGTGAACGGAGCAGCATTGAGAGAGTAAAGATACCATAGATAAGTTGTTGGAGGCGTGGAAACACACAGAATTCGACGGAGGCGGAAGCTGAGAGCCGCGGCTATGGTGGGGAGATGGGGAAGACAAATAACCTTATCTTATCTGTAATCTGTAATCTGTAATCTGTAATCCGCTACACAGTGGTGGACGGACAAGTGAAATCGTGGTGCTGGTCTGCTGGACATGGGAACTCAATTCAAACTTATTGTTGAGACTTCTACTAATTGACTCTCATTCTCGACTTACTTTTACTTTTTGACTTGAAAAGAAGAATTTACTTCTTGAAATAAAAGATCAGGGATTGAGTCTCATCCGCGACAGTGAATAAATGTTGATATGTTTaattgagttatcatgattccTCCCTAAAACTTTATCCGATTTGGACGAGGCCCTTGAAgttgggattcaaccttttagaagaagaagaaatgatatattattttcatcgtataaatttcaaaaaaatgtcaacatcaaaattttaagtggGGGAGTTTAAGTAAGAAATAGAACTTGAAAGTTcaagtagtatttatttttcGTTATTAAGTTATAGagtaattataagatttgtccTTACTTATTGGTTGTGCTCACTTTTCTTATCTAAATTATAATTGACTTTGcgaattttgtcatttttttataacaaaacaTTAGACACGAAATTTGAAATGTCAGTTTTAATTTAAGGACGTGAAATGAGCACGACTTTGTTATAAAAATGATGTAATTTGCAACATTAGTTATATCTTAGGAACGATAAGTGAACGCGACTAACAAGTATAGACGAATATTACAATacttagggatgaaaattgtaattttttcttttgattatttatgtgttttttgtgtttatgAGGTTGTATATAATGTCAAAATGACAGGCCAAAGTAATTATAATGTCTCTATACTATAGTgttaatattgtttaatttagtcattatactctaaaaaatcatataattatgGATAATCACTCAACCTATATTACATAACATAGGCTATTCACTACCCTTTATTACACATTCATCTTATCATTTTattgcaaaataaaattaaataccaTTAAAATCGGGCAtgtaaactattttatttttaaatttatattaataaaaaataataataacaaataagtttgtaatatttaaatttattagtctataatattttaataattgacactatttatatttttatagaaatacatattacttattagtttattaaacaaaataacattattaaaaGTCTATTTATGTATTCCAAATGTTAAATCATTTTATTTGAATCAATTAAGCTGCacgtattttaaaataaaatttaaaatttttaattgtaaaaaagtaaaaaaaatctaaataaatttaaatattaaaatttaatcttcattattaatttttatcatcataaatttaattcttttatattaatataatctttttgttaccaaagaccttgtggtctagtggcacccggtgtctcaGTTTACACTCcgttaactctttgtgcttcagaaTCATGGgggaaataattttttcaatgaaaaattgaaggagATTTCACCGAAAAAACCATTTGtgctataataaaaaaaaattggtactCCTGGACAAATTAtgtaagttttaaaagttgtggATCAGCATTGCTAGTGCCACAATACTCGTGGAACCATAAATGCGAAGATCTCAAATGGAATGTgtagaaataaaatattgtcaTCTTTAGGGGGAACAACATTTCATTTAACACAATCTTGAAAATTGGTCTTAAAAACTAATTGTTGTACTTCGGTCTTGAAGACTAAAATATTGCACTTTTTTCCCCTTTTGATTGAGCTTTGATATAACTTTCttaattaaagttttttttgtaAAGAGACATTTAGTGCAACACATGTGATATCGAATATTCCTCGAGTATATCTCATTGTACGTGTCGTACACCTGCTCGATATCCAGTCAGGTCATAAAGAGGAATCATTCCTAACCTAGACCGACCATAAGCTTGGCTTTGCCGACGACCTAAGTACATTAACCGAGATAGCTAGAAACTGTAGTAGCACTTCGCCGCTTAAGGACCGATGCCAACCAGTTTAGGTCGGGATGACTATCCCGAGTAAGGGTACTTGAGGGTTTTAACTTAGATTTCGAGCCTTAATCCAATCATATCTCATTGTATGCGCAACACGTGTCAGTCATGCCGAGTGTCCGGCATGTGCCCCATTCCCTTCCCTATAAATACCACATTTATGGCTAGGAGGAGGGACTTTTGGCATTTTCACCTATCACTTGTTAGCTCAGAACTCTCTGAGCTCACATCGACTACCCGAGCTCAATACTTAGATTAACCAGCTGATTAAGATGGGACCCAAATATGACTCGACGCGTATTATGTATAACCAGATATTTACTTTAtcaacatgaatacacatataTCAAGAAGATACAAGGTAGACATAAGGGTGGTCTTTAAACATTCCTCCAAAAGTTAAATCATTTTTTGGTAGGCATGTACAAATGGTCTCCCAACCATGGATACCTTAAGGTAAACAAATGTGCAAGTCTCTCCCTTATGTCAACTGTGTTGTGTTGAAAATGAAcatgccttacatttgtttacTGATTGTGAGAGGGCAAAAGTGTGTTGGTTTAGTgggggaaggggggggggggNNNNNNNNNNNNNNNNNNNNNNNNNNNNNNNNNNNNNNNNNNNNNNNNNNNNNNNNNNNNNNNNNNNNNNNNNNNNNNNNNNNNNNNNNNNNNNNNNNNNNNNNNNNNNNNNNNNNNNNNNNNNNNNNNNNNNNNNNNNNNNNNNNNNNNNNNNNNNNNNNNNNNNNNNNNNNNNNNNNNNNNNNNNNNNNNNNNNNNNNNNNNNNNNNNNNNNNNNNNNNNNNNNNNNNNNNNNNNNNNNNNNNNNNNNNNNNNNNNNNNNNNNNNNNNNNNNNNNNNNNNNNNNNNNNNNNNNNNNNNNNNNNNNNNNNNNNNNNNNNNNNNNNNNNNNNNNNNN from Ipomoea triloba cultivar NCNSP0323 chromosome 7, ASM357664v1 encodes:
- the LOC116025214 gene encoding probable transmembrane GTPase FZO-like, chloroplastic; this translates as MVSLLSQCCSVHSPSHCLFASPSPSHYSPPHFKPRLRCANISVRAARTNVSLVFNNEEQQPKQQPRTLFPGGFKRPEIKVPNLVLQLSTQEVFDNRNVLDEIDQAVSGRVGIVLLSGGGVSGGKLYEAACLLKSVIRERAYLLIDERVDIAAAVNASGVLLSDQGLPTIVARNTMLDTKSESVVLPLVARIVQTPEAALQASNSEGADFIIFNVGDSRSEEVVSSVFETLKVPVFVMIDSLGEGKLFNEASYFLELGASGLVISTKELKFISNDDDFSKLFFGARALEMKTDEKDGGQVFDSVNGFPGKKGAAGFTKLLEREQQLIETEKLILRETINAIEQAAPLMEEVSLLIDAVSQLDEPFLLVIVGEFNSGKSTFINALLGERYLKDGVIPSTNEITFLRYSELDSNKPQRCERNPDDQYVCYLSAPILKDMIIVDTPGTNVILQRQQRLTEEFVPRADLLIFVMSADRPLTESEVNFLRYTQQWKKKVVFVLNKSDIYLNMDELEEAVAFIKENTKKLLSTKCVTLFPVSSRCALEAKLSSPSDVVENSNLLKSASFSELEKYLYSFLDASTTTGIERMRLKLETPVRIAEQLLSSCQNLVREECQQAKKDLMSVNEFINGVKDWKKKMESESISWKRQILSLIENTQARVFQLVDSTLRLSNLDLVAAYIFKGDKTSLMPATLTVRNEIIGPAALEAEKLLSEYMAWLQSNADREEIFYRDSFQKRWPSLVDAEKQIQADASKLLGRKYVQSSHAMGDFSPTAASKLFEQEIREAFLGTFGGLGVAGLSASLLTSILTTTLEDLLALGLCSAGGLLAVSNFPARRQQVVKKVKRTADGLAREIEEAMQKDLLETMAYLEDIVKFIGKPYQEAAQNRLDKLLATADNLTDIESKLKTLQNEIQNLHVS